One Arachis hypogaea cultivar Tifrunner chromosome 18, arahy.Tifrunner.gnm2.J5K5, whole genome shotgun sequence genomic window, actaaccaaaccaaaccgagCCCTAAACCCTGAAGGAACTTtcaaatatatatacacataaatgataatttagaaaaaaaaaaataaagaaatcctACCAGACTTTGGTTGAAAACTGCATCTTTGGTGGTTCAAACGGGTACCCATctgcaacagcaacaacaacaagaaacaatTGAACACAATGAAGACTCATCACCAATTGAAAACAAAGTAACAAACAAAAACATGAATTGAAGGCATACGAAGAACGAATATCAATTGAATTGGGGGAAAATGAAGGCGCATATATACCGGGCAATGTGATGTCGATTTTGAAGACGCCACCTTCGTAAGGGGTTCCGATAGGACCGGGAATGGTTCCGAGGAGGAGAACGAGGTTATCGGATTTAGGTGTGACCTTGATTCCCGATCCCTCAGCGTCCTTACCACATTCCACCAGCTCCTTCTGCACGCGCGCAAAGTCTATCATCCTTcttcttcaagaatcaaatttccCAAAACAAACAAGAACAAAACCCTAAGTAATGTCAAAAACGGAAATTAATGaacattaaagaagaaaattacaAACAAGAAGAAACAAATAGCACTATTAATTaaacaattaatcaattaaattgttattatattattctttggtCGTAAGTAAGAATTCATTTGTAGAGGGGAAAAaatgtgatgaagaagaagaaggtgattaAGTAACCTTGAGTTGTGTAGAGAAGAAGGTGAGAATAAAGGTGGAGTCTTTTtggctctttctctttctttgtttTGCTCTGAGTCTCTCACAGACTCTAACTTGCAGTGCGAATAATGGTGGAGTGAGTGGTCAGTGGTCACCGATGCCATTACACACGTTATTTATACTCCTTTCTTTTCGCcacaattttaatattaaaataatacacaACTATGaactatatattaaaattaggtagctattctaataaaaattttatgatagtattatatgaaaatattttattttatttattgaataataaattataaagtttaatttttatagccagtgagtaatagttcaaatggcatagactctacatactcaattaagaggttgcgagttcgagtctcctatctttccaaatttaaTGGTATAGTCTTCCTATACTCAATTAAAAAgttgcggattcgagtctcctatttttgataaaaaaaaaattaatttttatacattataaaaatattataggataaaatattttttgtagtataatttaaaaaaatttattaaaaaatattcatgaactattaaaaatggacagaaaagtattgtatggaattcaaattgatagctcattaatattttaaagaagtctcgtaattaaatattttgttagcttttttttaacgtatgaaataaaaatatatattttttttaatttttaaattattaattttttctcgAATTATGGTTGGTTTAATTCGAACCAGGATGGTTCGAATTACTTTGTCAGctttctctctctataattcgaacCATCCTAGTTCGAATTATATGCACTTGAAGTTCGAACCATCTTGGTTCGATTTATTAACAACAGTCAACATGTAATTCGAACTGTACTGGTTCGACTTACTAACAAATGCAGTTCGAACCACGTTGGTTCGATTTATATTAATATACGTTCTGGCGCATTACTGAAACCATTTTCAGTTTGGCTTATATACGTAAATTTTAGATGACATTGGCTTATAATGGTTTTTTGCCCTAATTAGTTAcacgtgtaaaattattttacgcgaaaagtgtatcaaaattaaatcgataataaaaaatagtaatctATTTACAAtagaatatataatttttttctttcaagagACTAATTTAAATAACCATTTCTAATCATGAAATATTTGGTCGCTGACAATACTGACTATCCaagatttaaataaatttaataactatCAAAATTTAGCTCGATTTGATGATTTTAACCAATCGTTAGTTTCAGTGTAATACTGTTAGTTAAATGTCCTATGTGACATGAtatattttagtgtaaaaataatttatttaattaacaaaaatttgaaaaactaaataaatattaatttaattatatagaattaaaattaaaatatatcaagcTTAACTAAAATGAATTCAGCAACATACTTTCGATTAATACTCTCATTCTTTCTCTGCCATGTCAAACCCCTAAAATATATCTATCTTAATTTTTTTCAGTACCAATTTGAAGGAGAAAAAGCAAATTGAAGAGTTATTGCTAGAATGGAGTGATCCAATTTTAGAAGATTCCCAACACAACGTATTTGAACATCTGAAATTCTCAACAAATTTAAAGAAACTGACTGTTAATTGCTATGGCGAAACTAGTTTTTCAAATTAGTTGAGT contains:
- the LOC112771532 gene encoding ubiquitin-conjugating enzyme E2 27 isoform X1 encodes the protein MASVTTDHSLHHYSHCKLESVRDSEQNKERERAKKTPPLFSPSSLHNSRRRMIDFARVQKELVECGKDAEGSGIKVTPKSDNLVLLLGTIPGPIGTPYEGGVFKIDITLPDGYPFEPPKMQFSTKVWHPNISSQSGAICLDILKDQWSPALTLKTALLSVQALLSAPQPDDPQDAVVAQQYLKDYQTFVNTARYWTESFAKPTSLGIEDKVQKLVEMGFPEAQVRNILEAVGGDENLALERLL